In Cyanobacterium stanieri LEGE 03274, the genomic window TACCCCTAGCACCTTCTATCTGCTCGGTTTCTTCTACTTGTTGGGGGTTGTAGGTTTTCCCTAACCCGGAGAGCATTTCGGCGGTTTTGATGGCTGTGCCACTGGGGGCATCGGCTTTTTGGTTGTGGTGGAGTTCGATGATTTCCACGTGGTCAAAATATTGGGCGGCTTGGATGGCGGCCTGTTGCATTAATACTATACCAATGGAGAAGTTGGGAATAATTAATACTCCTGTACTTGATTTGTCGGCAAAGTCGGCTAGGTCGTTGATTTGTTTGGGGCTTAATCCTGTTGTACCCACTACGGGGCGTACTCCATAGGCGATCGCACTGCGTACGTTTTCATATACGCTATCAGGGTGGGTAAAATCTACCATTACCCCTTGAATTTTGTGTTGGGTGGCGAGGACTAATACTCCTTCTAAATCGTTCATGATAGGGACTTCTAAAGCACCGCATCCGGCTACTTCGCCCACGTCTTGCCCTAATACCGCAGGATTTTGATCCACTGCACCGACAAGCATCATATCATCACTAGAGGCGATCGCCTTGATCACTTCTTTACCCATTTTCCCCGCCGCACCGTTAACCACTACGGGAATTAAATTATCTTGACTCATAAAAACAATAAAAATAGTAATTAAATATCGTATTTGACCATATCATTAAAATTAGACTCTCACAGCAAAGAGGGCTATAGAAAATTTGGTATTGCTGAATTACAGAATGAAATACAATTGAATTATTTGAA contains:
- the dapB gene encoding 4-hydroxy-tetrahydrodipicolinate reductase, with protein sequence MSQDNLIPVVVNGAAGKMGKEVIKAIASSDDMMLVGAVDQNPAVLGQDVGEVAGCGALEVPIMNDLEGVLVLATQHKIQGVMVDFTHPDSVYENVRSAIAYGVRPVVGTTGLSPKQINDLADFADKSSTGVLIIPNFSIGIVLMQQAAIQAAQYFDHVEIIELHHNQKADAPSGTAIKTAEMLSGLGKTYNPQQVEETEQIEGARGSVCGDNIRLHSVRLPGLIAHQEIIFGAAGQIYTLRHDTSDRSCYMPGVLLSIRKITELKSLVYGLEKII